Proteins from a single region of Fibrobacter sp.:
- the gpmI gene encoding 2,3-bisphosphoglycerate-independent phosphoglycerate mutase — MLKKLSNFPGIKGPVVTIVMDGYGFNPNEQGNAIAAARKPTLDALFAKYPNVLLNAHGRAVGMPTNEDMGNSEVGHNAIGAGQVYNQGAALVQDAIVSGDIFGRDAWKEISANVREKNSVLHFIGLFSDGNVHSNISHLKAMVAQAKKESVKTVRVHILLDGRDVPETSALDYVGPFEQFLAELRSPEFDVCIASGGGRMQITMDRYNANWKMVELGWKTHVLGEGRMFASATEAIETLRGETKAIDQDLPPFVIAANGQPVGTINDGDSVVFFNFRGDRAIEITRAFEEESFNEFDRVRFPKVCYAGMLQYDGDLKLPNRFLVPPPAIKETSGEWFAETGVKQFACSETQKYGHVTYFWNGNRSSKFDGETYLEIESDVVPFEQRPWMKAAEVTDAMIEAIKSGKYQTLRCNYPNGDMVGHTGSFRAATMAIEAVDIGLARLLPVIDAAGGVALITADHGNADEMYEIDKKTGMPKVNKDGSFKAKTSHTLNKVPCILYDNVTGGKLGLKEGNWGLSNLAATTANLMGFEKHEAWDDSMLIVK; from the coding sequence ATGCTTAAGAAGCTTTCCAACTTCCCTGGTATCAAGGGTCCCGTTGTCACTATCGTGATGGACGGTTATGGTTTCAACCCCAACGAACAGGGCAACGCTATTGCCGCTGCTCGTAAGCCCACTCTGGACGCCTTGTTCGCCAAGTACCCCAACGTTCTTCTGAACGCTCACGGCCGCGCCGTGGGTATGCCCACCAACGAAGACATGGGTAACTCCGAAGTCGGTCATAACGCTATCGGTGCTGGCCAGGTTTACAACCAGGGTGCAGCCCTCGTTCAGGACGCTATCGTTTCCGGCGACATCTTCGGCCGCGACGCATGGAAGGAAATCTCCGCCAACGTTCGTGAAAAGAACTCCGTTCTTCACTTCATCGGCCTCTTCTCCGACGGTAACGTTCACTCTAACATTTCTCACCTGAAGGCCATGGTGGCCCAGGCCAAGAAGGAATCCGTAAAGACCGTTCGCGTTCACATCCTCCTGGATGGCCGTGACGTTCCTGAAACCTCCGCTCTCGATTATGTCGGCCCGTTCGAACAGTTCCTCGCAGAACTCCGCTCTCCGGAATTCGACGTTTGCATCGCTTCTGGCGGTGGCCGTATGCAGATCACCATGGACCGTTACAACGCCAACTGGAAGATGGTTGAACTTGGCTGGAAGACCCACGTTCTGGGCGAAGGCCGCATGTTCGCTTCTGCTACCGAAGCTATCGAGACCCTCCGCGGCGAAACCAAGGCAATCGACCAGGATCTTCCTCCGTTCGTAATCGCTGCTAACGGCCAGCCTGTTGGCACCATCAACGACGGCGACTCCGTGGTGTTCTTCAACTTCCGTGGCGACCGCGCTATCGAAATCACCCGCGCCTTCGAAGAAGAATCCTTCAATGAATTTGACCGCGTCCGCTTCCCCAAGGTTTGCTACGCCGGCATGCTCCAGTACGATGGCGACCTGAAGCTCCCCAACCGCTTCCTGGTTCCTCCTCCGGCAATCAAGGAAACCTCTGGCGAATGGTTCGCAGAAACTGGCGTTAAGCAGTTCGCTTGCTCTGAAACTCAGAAGTACGGTCACGTGACTTACTTCTGGAATGGTAACCGTTCCAGCAAGTTCGACGGCGAAACTTATCTCGAAATCGAATCCGACGTCGTTCCGTTCGAACAGCGCCCCTGGATGAAGGCTGCAGAAGTGACCGACGCTATGATCGAAGCAATCAAGAGCGGCAAGTACCAGACGCTGCGCTGCAACTACCCCAACGGCGACATGGTGGGCCACACTGGTTCCTTCCGTGCTGCTACCATGGCTATCGAAGCTGTGGACATCGGCCTCGCCCGTCTCCTCCCGGTGATTGACGCAGCCGGCGGTGTTGCTCTCATTACCGCTGACCACGGTAACGCCGACGAAATGTACGAAATCGACAAGAAGACCGGCATGCCCAAGGTGAACAAGGATGGTTCCTTCAAGGCAAAGACCAGCCACACCTTGAACAAGGTTCCCTGCATCCTGTACGATAACGTTACCGGCGGCAAGCTTGGTCTTAAGGAAGGCAACTGGGGTCTGTCCAACTTGGCAGCAACCACTGCTAACCTCATGGGCTTTGAAAAGCACGAAGCCTGGGATGATTCTATGTTGATCGTCAAGTAA